One stretch of Segatella copri DNA includes these proteins:
- a CDS encoding PD-(D/E)XK nuclease domain-containing protein, with product MASSSKQDDLVYDRYSKGKLESKLAYHGEYKPYFEYIADCLKKYSSQRDKQKGEAFVHGFTLAMTSQNKFYRPISELDNDGGYADIFLSPLCDIYKDMVDSYIIELKYCKSQTTDEQVKKLFEEASAQISRYADSDMVREAVKTTKLHMLVVIYRGAEMVACEEV from the coding sequence TTGGCCAGTTCATCCAAGCAGGACGATTTGGTATATGATAGATATAGCAAGGGTAAACTGGAGAGTAAACTGGCTTATCATGGAGAATACAAGCCATACTTTGAGTATATCGCCGACTGCCTGAAGAAGTACTCCTCCCAGCGAGACAAGCAGAAGGGAGAGGCTTTCGTGCACGGCTTCACCTTGGCGATGACAAGCCAGAACAAGTTCTATCGCCCCATCTCTGAGCTGGACAATGACGGCGGCTATGCCGACATCTTCCTCTCTCCGCTCTGTGACATCTACAAGGACATGGTAGATTCATATATCATCGAGTTGAAATATTGCAAGAGCCAAACCACAGATGAGCAAGTAAAAAAGCTCTTCGAGGAGGCTTCAGCTCAAATCTCTCGCTATGCGGACAGTGATATGGTCAGAGAAGCAGTAAAGACTACAAAGCTCCACATGCTGGTGGTTATCTACCGCGGAGCGGAAATGGTGGCTTGCGAGGAGGTATAA
- a CDS encoding group II intron maturase-specific domain-containing protein, whose amino-acid sequence MLLLPSEFRKVLKYINERLIRWVMRKYKRFSKGKKFSKAYEWLVEYAAHNRNEFLPWVKGFVPYPRLG is encoded by the coding sequence ATGTTACTATTGCCGTCTGAGTTCCGCAAGGTTTTAAAGTACATCAATGAGCGACTGATCCGATGGGTGATGCGTAAGTACAAGCGCTTCTCCAAGGGTAAGAAGTTTAGCAAAGCGTATGAATGGCTTGTGGAGTATGCGGCACACAACAGAAATGAGTTTTTACCCTGGGTAAAGGGATTTGTACCCTATCCACGTCTAGGTTAA